CGATCGTGACCTCAATAAAGTCCTTTTTGGGACTTTTTTTGTGGTTATGATCGATTCGAACCGATGTGTGTGATAAATATGCGGATATCAGAAAACTGTGCTTCTAGACAATAATAAAAGAATATAACACAAACATTTACGACTGGTTTGTTGGGGTTCACCCCTTCCCTGCCTATCGGCAGGCAGGGAATCCGATCGTGACCTCAAATAAAATCCAATTGAGGACTTTTTTGTTGTCATGGTCTGTTCGGACCTATGAGTGGGATAAACACATATGAAAGATCTAATAGCTTGGACATATGATTATAGAATACTGCCAATGTGAACATTAAAGTCTATATTAGCCTAGACTCTAATAACAGTAATTTAAACTTATCCACAGAATTTTGTGGATAAATTTCTAAAAATGGGGATAAGATTGTTGATTTAAGTCCACAAAATAGTAGACTTAAAACAATCCTGTTGATAAGTATCTTGGCACTAAAAAATTTACTTAATATTAGCCATCACGTAATTCTGGTATCTATATTGACCCAGCGTTATATACATGGTATATTAAATATACAGTTAAAGAACATTAACAAATCAAAAAATTATTTAACAAGCAATAGCTTGTTAACTGATTTTTGTTTTCTACTAACTTTAAGAAGTAGTATCGACATACTTCAAACAAAAAAACAAAAACAAAAAAAAGGAAAGTTTTATTAAAAATAAAAAAATTAATGAGATTTACCGCTAAGTAGGTAGAAAGCATAGCTTAAAAGTCGATGTAAGCTCAATTCGAGAGAATTACAACATTATCTAATCATCAATAGATGAGAACGAAATGAATTTTTTCGAACGGAGCTCAGTTGTTTGGCCTATATAATTATAAATTAGAGGCCCGTCTGGGCTCCTTTTTATTTACCCAAATCACGGCTCCCTATTGCAAAATATTGGATTATATTATAAAATATCAGTGAACAGAACGGCTCCAATTGGAGCGTTTTGTTTTAATATTTATAAAAAATGTATGGAAAACAACAACGTTCTAAGTAAAGAAGAAATCAAAGAAATCAAAGAAGGTCTAATGGGAAGAAAGAATCAAATTATTAAAGATTTAAAGAATATTAGTGAAAAAGAAAATACTGATTCTGACGAAGATTTCAAAGCATCATTCCCCGAATATGGCGACAAGGATGATGAGAATGCTCAAGAAATAAATGAATATTCAACAAACCTTGCGACAGAACAAGTTTTAGAAAAAACAATAAAAGATATAAATTTCGCACTAGCACGTATTGAGGGTGGTTCTTATGGTGTGTGTAAATACTGTGGTGAAGAGATTGGAAAGAAAAGGATGCAGGCAAGGCCTGTAGCCAGTTCTTGCGTCGCATGTAAAACAAAAATACAAGAATCTGCTTAAGATGTTTTTAAATACTAAAAAAATGGCTTTTTTATATATATTGGCCATTTTTTTTATTTCCCTAGACAGGCTAGCTAAAACGTACTTTATAAACACAGAAAATAATATAAAAATTATTGGAGACTTCTTGTCCCTAGATTATGCTGAAAACTTATATATTGCTTTCTCGATCCCTGTCTCGCCCTTATTTATCAGATACCTGAGTCTAGCACTTGTTTTAATCATAATTTTTTACTTCATAAAATCCGTTAAGAAAAGCCAAGTAATGCTAAGTATCTCTCTGTTTGTCTTGATTCTCGGTTCATTCTCCAATATTTATGATAGATTCCGATTTGGCTTTGTTATCGATTATATTAACCTTAAATACTTTACCATATTCAACATTGCTGATTCAATGATCTTCCTATCAATAATTTTCCTTAGCTATTA
The sequence above is drawn from the Patescibacteria group bacterium genome and encodes:
- a CDS encoding TraR/DksA C4-type zinc finger protein, which gives rise to MENNNVLSKEEIKEIKEGLMGRKNQIIKDLKNISEKENTDSDEDFKASFPEYGDKDDENAQEINEYSTNLATEQVLEKTIKDINFALARIEGGSYGVCKYCGEEIGKKRMQARPVASSCVACKTKIQESA